The following are encoded in a window of Fulvia fulva chromosome 7, complete sequence genomic DNA:
- a CDS encoding Pyridoxal phosphate homeostasis protein, translating into MSESAEPNGEAMRVDPARAKVLVENLQYVAQKVDAVRGSRNVRLIAVSKLKPATDILALHESETKHADFGENYSDELIEKAGLLPKSIRWHMIGGLQTNKCKPLASKVPNLWCVSSVDTTKKANELEKGRKTLAEKESLTEKLRVLVQVNTSGEESKSGVEPKEATQLCKHVREQCPSLQLAGLMTIGAIARSREASSAEAMNKDFVTLRETRDKVAGELGMQTSELALSMGMSSDFEAAIAQGSDEVRVGTTIFGERPAKKDAKIL; encoded by the exons ATGTCAGAGTCGGCGGAGCCCAACGGAGAAGCGATGCGCGTCGACCCTGCGAGAGCCAAGGTGCTGGTCGAGAACCTGCAGTATGTTGCGCAGAAAGTCGACGCTGTGAGAGGCAGCCGCAAT GTCAGACTCATCGCCGTGTCGAAACTCAAACCTGCCACCGATATCCTTGCCCTCCATGAATCCGAGACGAAACACGCAGACTTTGGCGAGAACTACTCGGATGAGTTGATAGAAAAAGCAGGGCTGCTTCCAAAGTCGATAAGATGGCATATGATAGGAGGGCTGCAGACAAACAAGTGCAAACCGCTTGCGTCGAAAGTGCCGAACTTGTGGTGTGTGAGCAGCGTGGACACGACCAAGAAAGCAAATGAGCTGGAGAAGGGCAGGAAGACTTTGGCGGAGAAGGAGTCATTGACTGAAAAGCTGAGGGTGCTGGTGCAAGTCAACACATCTGGAGAGGAGAGCAAAAGTGGCGTAGAGCCCAAGGAAGCGACTCAGCTGTGCAAGCATGTGCGAGAGCAGTGTCCGAGCCTGCAGCTGGCGGGCTTGATGACCATTGGTGCCATTGCGCGGAGTCGGGAGGCATCAAGTGCTGAAGCAATGAACAAGGACTTTGTGACACTGCGGGAAACGAGGGACAAGGTGGCGGGCGAGCTTGGGATGCAGACATCTGAGCTGGCGCTGAGTATGGGCATGAGCTCCGACTTCGAGGCGGCGATTGCGCAAGGGAGTGATGAGGTGAGGGTGGGCACCACCATCTTTGGCGAGCGACCGGCGAAGAAGGATGCAAAGATCCTGTGA
- a CDS encoding Phosphatidylinositol transfer protein SFH5, whose protein sequence is MAAHWSNLPKEHKLAHFSAELSSILENAGHNEMYGVELAAPTADKPAPHTTLIILQKYLRANVDDLEKAKEQLTAALKWRKEYQPLKAKDDVFDADKFASIGYVTKVKAAKETPNEEDIACFNIYGNAAKESKKIFGDTDAFIRWRVALQELAISQLNLNSADKPIPDYGKGPDPYKMIAVHDYLSVSFFRQPAESKASSQKIIDMFQRYYPETVSYKYVVNVPTIMQWMMGAMKMLMSKDSIQTMTWMTYGNQLYQYLGTDIPKEYGGTGATLAETAITPKYDSQETEAAKPAEAAIEGVPAAEVGSAPTAQVVAAETPSATNAAPEVTGKPEEKATVA, encoded by the exons ATGGCGGCGCACTGGAGCAATCTGCCTAAAGAGCACAAGCTTGCGCACTTCTCAGCCGAGCTGTCAAGCATCCTCGAGAACGCCGGGCACAATGAGATGTACGGTGTCGAGCTGGCAGCTCCGACAGCAGA CAAGCCGGCACCGCACACGACGCTCATCATCCTCCAGAAGTACCTTCGCGCGAACGTGGACGACCTCGAAAAAGCGAAGGAGCAACTTACGGCAGCGTTGAAATGGCGGAAAGAGTATCAGCCACTCAAGGCAAAGGATGACGTCTTCGATGCCGACAAGTTTGCGAGTATTGGATACGTGACGAAGGTCAAGGCCGCCAAAGAGACGCCGAACGAGGAGGATATAGCGTGCTTCAACATCTACGGCAATGCTGCCAAGGAGTCGAAGAAGATATTTGGCGATACAGATGC TTTCATCCGCTGGCGAGTCGCGCTGCAAGAGCTCGCCATTTCTCAGCTCAACCTCAACTCCGCCGACAAGCCCATTCCAGACTACGGCAAGGGCCCAGATCCCTACAAGATGATCGCCGTCCACGACTACCTCTCCGTCTCCTTCTTCCGCCAGCCCGCCGAGAGCAAAGCCTCTTCACAGAAGATCATCGACATGTTCCAGCGCTACTACCCCGAGACTGTCAGCTACAAGTACGTTGTCAACGTGCCGACCATCATGCAGTGGATGATGGGCGCGATGAAGATGTTGATGAGCAAGGATAGCATTCAGACGATGACCTGGATGACATATGGCAATCAGCTATACCAGTACCTGGGCACTGATATACCCAAAGAGTATGGCGGGACTGGCGCAACCTTGGCGGAGACTGCTATCACACCAAAGTACGACAGTCAGGAAACGGAGGCGGCAAAGCCCGCGGAGGCCGCTATCGAGGGCGTCCCAGCCGCTGAAGTGGGATCCGCGCCAACAGCTCAAGTTGTTGCTGCTGAGACACCGTCTGCCACGAATGCGGCGCCCGAAGTGACCGGGAAGCCTGAGGAGAAGGCTACAGTAGCTTGA
- a CDS encoding Vegetative incompatibility protein HET-E-1 has product MIRLINASSLYFDEFEGDFVPPYAVLSHRWGARKDEVTSEDFQSGLKKDSPGFKKIDQFCKHASDTGRKWVWVDTCCIDKKSSAELSESISSMFSWYQKADICFAYLQHVENAETWRESAWWKRGWTLQELIAPDNVVFCDRAWREIGSKHGMANDIATLANIPPRVLKVRGRYRHYTVAQKLSWAAGRATTKPEDRAYSLLGLFHINMPLLYGEGTSAFQRLQIEILQKYSDESLFAWSRSSKGPHLVLAHTPDSFQGCGDMAPLSLQEESESYARHQRRRA; this is encoded by the coding sequence ATGATCAGACTCATCAACGCCTCTTCGCTCTACTTCGACGAGTTTGAGGGCGACTTCGTCCCTCCGTACGCTGTGCTCTCACACCGCTGGGGTGCTCGAAAGGATGAGGTCACATCTGAGGACTTCCAGAGTGGCCTGAAGAAAGACAGCCCGGGCTTCAAGAAGATCGATCAATTCTGCAAACACGCCTCCGATACGGGCCGTAAGTGGGTCTGGGTCGACACTTGCTGCATTGACAAAAAGTCGTCAGCTGAGCTGTCTGAATCCATCAGTTCCATGTTCAGTTGGTATCAGAAAGCCGATATATGCTTTGCTTACCTGCAGCATGTCGAGAATGCCGAGACCTGGCGTGAAAGTGCTTGGTGGAAGCGAGGCTGGACGCTACAGGAGCTGATTGCACCTGACAATGTTGTCTTTTGCGATCGGGCATGGCGAGAGATAGGCTCGAAACATGGCATGGCCAACGATATCGCTACGCTGGCCAACATCCCACCGCGGGTGCTCAAGGTTCGGGGCAGGTATCGGCACTACACCGTTGCACAAAAGCTTTCATGGGCCGCCGGAAGAGCGACTACGAAACCCGAAGATCGAGCATACTCCCTTCTTGGTTTGTTCCACATCAACATGCCACTATTGTACGGAGAGGGCACCAGCGCTTTCCAGAGGCTACAGATCGAGATCCTACAGAAGTACTCTGATGAATCGCTCTTCGCATGGTCCAGAAGTAGCAAAGGTCCACATCTAGTCTTGGCGCATACGCCCGACTCCTTCCAAGGCTGCGGTGACATGGCACCACTATCGCTGCAAGAAGAGTCAGAATCTTACGCCAGACATCAAAGAAGACGTGCCTAA